A single region of the Candidatus Neomarinimicrobiota bacterium genome encodes:
- a CDS encoding TonB-dependent receptor, whose amino-acid sequence HTLSWRLYTNDYWARTSIFSNIFSARFTHMLSPRSYYEVFLERVGKNYRTGPGAARDTSRIHEIVPDFNVDESPFGYQKFPVFAIGDGMGMGGSVSTSRDTSSFATWTARFNYFSQINQQNEISTGFEFVYDQFDLRFGAINWALPEGNTWTEFSRSPIRGTIYAQDKLETRGFVGILGLNLEYINPNGEWYVVDPYDADFLSSAYSPDRESEFSTETAKPHYYWSPRLGISHPITVNSKLYFNYGHYRQMPNSDRLYRIQRGSGYVLDRLGDPTLPLARTISYELGYDQAIADQYLIHVAAYYKDISDQQDWTRYINIKGNVNYFRLTNNSYEDIRGLEIDLSKNVGRWLTGNINYEFRVNSDGEFGFPRHYENPAEQRDYLRDNPPEQEKPVPRPRFKANLAFHTPYNFGPSIAGQNLLGGWLVNVLTWWTSGSWFDWNPHKVKGLKDNMQWRPYKNIDLKASKTFQFAGINAAFFLDIYNVFNIKNFSRESFYDGFDYDYYMYSLHLEEGVIEKLSRGETQHPGISGNDRPGDYRQSGVEFVPIEWVPVAENLPEEKPAEREMYYYLADTEDYMEFVDGEWVPADSKRIDEILETKAYIDMPNQTYFTFLNPRAIFFGIRLNFSLK is encoded by the coding sequence CCACACACTGTCCTGGCGCCTCTATACCAATGATTACTGGGCCCGTACAAGTATCTTTAGCAACATTTTTTCAGCCCGGTTCACTCATATGTTGAGTCCCAGATCGTACTACGAAGTTTTCCTTGAAAGAGTCGGGAAGAATTACAGGACAGGACCAGGTGCGGCCCGGGATACCTCAAGAATCCACGAAATTGTCCCAGACTTTAACGTGGATGAGTCCCCCTTCGGCTACCAGAAATTCCCGGTGTTTGCCATTGGAGATGGCATGGGAATGGGTGGATCGGTGAGTACATCACGCGACACCAGCAGCTTTGCCACCTGGACGGCCAGATTCAACTATTTCAGCCAGATCAACCAGCAAAACGAGATTTCAACCGGCTTCGAATTTGTTTACGATCAATTCGACCTACGATTCGGTGCCATCAACTGGGCCCTCCCTGAGGGCAATACCTGGACAGAATTCAGCCGGAGTCCCATCCGCGGCACCATCTATGCCCAGGACAAGTTGGAGACGAGAGGATTTGTCGGGATCCTGGGTCTCAACCTGGAATACATCAATCCAAACGGGGAGTGGTATGTCGTGGATCCCTACGATGCCGATTTCCTCTCCTCCGCCTATTCCCCGGACAGGGAGTCGGAATTTTCAACAGAAACAGCCAAGCCTCATTACTACTGGAGCCCGCGTCTCGGTATTTCTCACCCCATCACTGTCAATTCCAAACTGTATTTCAATTATGGTCATTATCGTCAGATGCCCAATTCCGACAGGCTTTACCGGATTCAGCGAGGCTCCGGGTACGTGCTCGACCGCCTGGGTGATCCCACCCTGCCCCTGGCGAGAACCATTTCGTATGAGTTGGGATATGACCAGGCCATTGCCGATCAGTACCTCATCCATGTGGCCGCTTACTATAAGGATATCAGCGATCAGCAGGACTGGACGCGGTACATAAACATTAAGGGAAACGTCAACTACTTCAGGCTCACAAACAACAGCTACGAAGATATCCGGGGCCTGGAAATCGATCTCTCCAAGAATGTTGGCAGGTGGCTGACGGGTAATATCAATTATGAATTCAGAGTGAACTCCGATGGTGAATTCGGATTTCCTCGCCATTACGAGAATCCCGCGGAGCAGAGGGACTACCTGAGAGACAATCCTCCTGAGCAGGAAAAGCCGGTTCCCCGGCCCCGTTTCAAGGCAAATCTGGCGTTTCACACGCCATACAACTTTGGACCAAGCATCGCGGGACAGAACTTGTTGGGTGGATGGCTGGTAAATGTTCTCACTTGGTGGACATCCGGAAGCTGGTTCGACTGGAATCCACACAAGGTCAAGGGGTTGAAAGACAATATGCAGTGGCGGCCTTACAAGAATATTGACCTCAAGGCGTCGAAGACCTTTCAGTTCGCCGGTATAAACGCGGCGTTCTTCCTGGATATCTACAACGTTTTCAATATCAAGAACTTCTCAAGGGAGTCGTTTTACGATGGCTTCGACTACGACTATTACATGTATTCGCTGCATCTGGAAGAGGGTGTCATCGAGAAGCTGAGTCGCGGTGAGACTCAACATCCCGGTATCTCCGGGAACGACCGTCCAGGTGACTATCGACAATCCGGTGTTGAGTTCGTACCCATTGAGTGGGTCCCCGTCGCTGAAAACCTGCCCGAAGAGAAACCTGCAGAAAGGGAGATGTACTATTACCTGGCCGATACGGAAGACTACATGGAATTCGTTGACGGTGAGTGGGTACCGGCAGACAGCAAGAGGATCGACGAAATTCTTGAAACAAAAGCCTACATTGATATGCCGAATCAAACGTACTTCACTTTTCTTAACCCGAGAGCGATCTTCTTCGGCATAAGGCTAAACTTCAGTCTCAAGTAG